The Sorghum bicolor cultivar BTx623 chromosome 6, Sorghum_bicolor_NCBIv3, whole genome shotgun sequence genome contains the following window.
TAATGCAGAGATTCGTGCCCCTTCGTACGACAGAGTGCTTCCTCTAGCACTCCAAGTGCGCTTGGCGCTTCTCCATATCCAAGCGATCCAACTGGTTGCAACTTCCTTTATAGTATTCTTGTAGCTAGGCTAGCTCTCTAGACTCTAGCCTCTAGCTATTGCCGGCCGGCTAGTACACTAGCGGCAGCACACATACACCACTGTCCACTTCATCAACTTGCCTTCGATTCTGCTCCTACTATCTTTGTAGTCAAAGAGGTGCTCATGGAGACGGCTTCAACAAGCCCAGACACCATGGAGGCCGCAGCAAGGTCCCCCGGTCTCTCCATCACCGTCGAGAAGAACCCGCCGGAGGCGCGCCTGCTTCAACTCGGCGTCAAGTCCTGGCCCAAGTAATCAAAATTCAGAGAGCTTCCTCCCCTTCTCTCTCGCCGGTCTTCAAATTATGCGACATGTTCGTTCGTTCTGTACCTAAGTTGTTGCCTCTGATTCATCGATTCTTCGTTGTCATGCGTCGCGTACACATATATATGCAAATTAAAGATGGGGCTGTCCGCCGGGGAGGTTCCCGCTCAAGTTCGACGCGGCGCTGACGTGTTACCTCGTGAAGGGCAGGGTGAGGGCCGCCGTGAAGGGCTCCCGCGACTGCGTGGAGTTCGGCGCCGGCGACCTCGTCGTCTTCCCCAAGGGCCTCAGCTGCACCTGGGacgtcgtcgtcggcgtcgacAAGCACTACAACTTCGACCCCTCCTAAACCATATACACTTACGTATTAGCACACGCATCTTCTTGTTCTGATTTGTCTCTTCTTTGTGTCTGACGCCTGGATCGAATTCCTGTGTTGACGTGATCTGTAAACCTCTGCGTGCGACGACCATGACTTAGCTATTAACAAGGAGAAAGCTCTGCGTGTGGTAGCCATTAGCCCATTAGTTGTGAGTTAACTGAATCTATCTGATGGCTGGCTCCTCGTCAGTGGATACTTGATAGCTAGTGTAATTAATATACTATATACGACTAATGCAATGTAATATATTACTAGTACAGTTATTACATAACAATATATATGAGATTGAGTGGCACTGTGGCAGTAGTGCAAAGATGATGTTCtttcatgaaaaaaaaagagagagagaagataTATGGTGTTCTTGATTGGATGCTTTCGTTCCTTGACCGTCAGTTTACcggttaattaattaattgatcTATGGTCTAAAGGCAGGTCCAAAGGCAGCCCTCTCTTTAGTGTTGTGAC
Protein-coding sequences here:
- the LOC8064462 gene encoding uncharacterized protein LOC8064462 translates to METASTSPDTMEAAARSPGLSITVEKNPPEARLLQLGVKSWPKWGCPPGRFPLKFDAALTCYLVKGRVRAAVKGSRDCVEFGAGDLVVFPKGLSCTWDVVVGVDKHYNFDPS